The genomic interval CTACGTATCACTCAAGCCTCTTTCTCAACAATGTCCTCACTCACTCCCTCACTGGCAGGTTGTGGTCACCTCTTCTTGTAAACTCTATAGACTTTCTCCCCTATATCTTTCTTCGGCACTTACCACTTGCTATGACAAATCGAGTTATTTCTGTGCAGCTGTATTTATTTCCCTAACAACCATCCATTTAAGGCCAGGGTCCACATCTTCTCTCATCTTTGTAAGCCTAATACAGGGATTTGTAGTATTCCCTATGTATTTGTCGAATTAAAAACGTACTATCACCTTAAAGTTCACAAAGTGGCTTTCAAACTACAACATcactgtaaataaatataaaaagttgaTCTTCTCCAATTAGCAGAAAGCTCTAAGTCCAGAGCTTTTCCCAAAAGTAATTTCTATTAGAGCATTATTTGCTGCCCTCCTGTGTTtgataagaatattattttataccAGAActacaacaaaaaacaaataacaggcTCAGTAAAATTGCAGTGTTTACTTTCAGAACCTTGAATGAAAAatcccaaaattatttttccttttcccattaaAACTATCTTTATTCAATACATTTCAAGCTACATTTTTTTACCTAGATCTATACGGTATATAAGAATTTTTCATATTAGTCTGATACTCCTACTAAACctaatcattttttaatctgaGTTAAGAACAAATCTCAAATTATTCtaatgtgatttttatatattagacCTGCTTGGGAAACTGTATATTTAACACTGTACTTTGGAGCTAAAAAGACTTGGTTCAGATCTTAGCCACATAGTAATTgtataaccttgggcaaattacttgtCTGAAactttttcatctataaaacaaaggTAATACTGCCAAAAGATCCCATAGGATAAAACACTTAGGACACCATAAAAGCTATCaatatgttagctattattatttattaggaagcatgttttcaaatatcttttttccttaGAATTACCTATTCTAAGCAAATTAGAATAGACCCAGTGTACAATCTGGATTAAGTTCTGTCTTTCCATATGGAACATTTAATATTCATTGAACACTTGGGGTGTGCCAGGCACCCTTCTAAACACTTGCCCTTGTACAGCTTAACAATAAATCGTATCACTTCATGAAATCTTTCTCGAAGTTACTAACTTCCTTTTAAATTCTTGCAGTTCTTTATGTTCACATTacttactggatttttttttttttttgagagacagtgagtggggaaggggcagagagagagggagacagagaatctgagctgtcagcacagagcccgacagtgGGCCTGAactcaactgcaagatcatgacctgagctgaagtgggaggctccCCCATATATGCATCCAGTCCCTTCCTCTCTATCCTCAGTGCGGGCTGTCACCTCTCCTGGTCTGCTGTGCTGCTACAGCCGCCAATTAGGGACGGAGGCTCACCCTCATGCCACATTGTAAATCTTTATCAAGTTATTGAAGGGTGGGGACTTACAATGTGAATCTCTCCTGCGCTCTAACGTAAGCTGGGGGAGAAAGCATTAGTGGGCATACTTTTATTGAATTGCTGACAATCACAATCTATTTTCTGTTACGCCACTCTATTTTCAACACAGCATAAAGCATTTCTGCTGCTTCCAAAGGACGATTATTATTTGAGTTACAAACAACTGGCTCCACACCCCCCACTCAACAAATATCCTTTTACTTGAACAACTGACAAACCATAGTTACTTAGAATTGGGTATTGGgcagacattttcttgaaaatgaacaaagtggGCCTGTCGCTTCAAGGAAGGCAGTATTTGCTACCAGTGACCAAACTAAAGCTATCAAGCAAAACTTAAAACTGTGGAAAACTGATGCCATCACTGTGACTTTTTCAGCTTCCCAATGCTACGAGACTTTCCTGATGAGATCAGTGATGTtaataaattggattttttttgatATGTATAATGAAATGTATCAACATTGGAAGGCCTCTGTAACTCAGGGAGCCAGTACTCTGCACGGTGTTACAAAATCATATATGGGTAAAGGGTCCTTTCAAAGTTCATGATAGATAGATGAATTTTAACACAACAGAATGAAAAGTTCATTCATCAAAGTCCGTGTTATAACTAACTTTTAAGGAATTACCACTTGCTGAGGTTTTGCTACAGAATTAAAGTATAGCCACAATTAtttgaaaaggctattaaaatattcCTTCCTTACCACATATTTATGTGAAGTGGACTTTTCAAACTTCAAAACTTCGTatcacagggctgcctgggtggctcagtgggttaagtgccgactcttgatttcggctcaggtcatctcacagatCCAGGAGATCAAGCcttatgtcgggctctgcactgccagcatggagcctgcttgggattctctctcctaatattaacaaacagtaaaaaaaaaaaaccctcttcatATCACAGGAGTTTGAATACAGGAAACTCCAATTGTTTTGTATTAAGCCATTGAAGACATCtgcaaagctattttttaaaaaaagctattcTCACTAAattacttttggaaaaaaaattttttttgaagtatttatttattttgagagaagagtgcgagtggggatggggcagagaggaagagagaatctcaagcaggctccatgctcggcagGGGGCTTAACACTGGgctccatgacctgagccactgtcAACAGTTGGGcacccaactgactgaatcacccaggcgccccttttatttttcatcaagtGTTTTCGCTACATGTGATGGTTTTATCATTGTTACTTTTGCATGAATTAGTAAAtactttaaagttttgttttaatttctaatttggTCAGTATCAACAACTGTAAGCCTCACAAACAGACTTTTAGTGGGGGTGGTCTTcaagaatttttaagaatgtgATTAAGTTCCAAGGCCAAAATGTTTGAGAATTGCTGATTGTTATATATGAGAtcagattacttaataaaatgaTTACTCCCAATGACTCCCCGTTTCTCTCAGGATAAAAGTCACAAGTCCTTGCATTGGCCTACCagcctctattctttttttttctcttcgtcttttaatacttatttatttttgaaagagagagaatgagcagggaaggggcaaagagggagatacaggatccaaagcaggctccaggctctgagatgtcaacacagagagcgatgtggggctccaactcacaagccatgagatcatgacctgagccgaagccagacgcctaaccaactgagccacgcaggagccccccACCTCTATTCTTCCCCTTGCTCACTCCCTCCTGCCATATTTGCCTCCTTGCTGTTCTCTCAGTAAATCAGACACAATGTCAGTATTAGCGCAACTGCATTGGTAGTCCTCTCGGCCCCAAAAGCAATTCCTCCAATTTTCCCACGGGCTATTTCCCTCCGTTCTTTAAAGTCTTTGCTCAAGTGTAACCATCTCATTAGTCTAACATAAGCATTCTGTTTAAAACTGCGAACCTACTGCTACTCCCATTCTGCACAACACCTTCTAATACCTGCTTATGTCTACAGTTTGTGCAGCCTCCGTAGCCTCCAAGTATAACATACGCTCCAGAAGCATAGCGAAATGCCCACCACAttgagttcaacaaatatttgttgaatgctgaatgaatgaaagaactcGTTTGACAGCTTGTTATTTTTCAGGATGTGCCCACAGTCCCAAGGATGCAACTTACATAGATGGGAGTGGGCAATGCTGGCACAGATTTtttgaatggaagaaaatgaaggtgGGATACAGTGATCACAAACCTCATTGCTGAAGGCATTACGAGTCCGAAAAAAGCTCTTGGGAGAAGTCTGAGTTGGGGAATATTATAAAGGCTGTGCATGTTGGACTTAGGTGTCTGGCAATGAATGCTGGCCCTGTGCTCAATCCCTCCACCGCTCACCCCCTTCCTCactgcccccacctcctgcctcttCCGTCTCCTACGAAACCAAAGTCCCCAGagccctccctgcacccctccaCCCAAACACAAGCAGACCACGCCAAGAGACTGAAAAATCTCTAAACTTTATAGAAAAAGCAACATCGATAATCAACTAGCCAAAAACGAGCCTCCAAATCACGTCTAAGTCCAGCGCCTTCTCCCCTCTCAAGCGGACTTCAGGATCTCGCCACCGCCTCAGTTCTCAGGGGTCTCACAGTATCCCAGCGATGTGTTCGGAAGGTTCCACAGGACTGCAGGTCAGGCGGGACGCCCCCGGGTAAGCACTTCTGCACAAGGAAAGTACGAGAAATAGGAGCCATGGAGAATCGGTCCACTTGGTTCAGGAACAGGCGGGAATGACGGCAAAAGGGAGGAACTCAGGAGATGCTCCCGCACCGCAGTCTCAGTTCTCCTCCGGCTTGTCGGCTGGTGGTCCGCAAGGCTGCAGCATCTTCTCCATCAAGTTGAAGCGGACTCGCGCTTTGCTCTCATTCTCCGCAATGGCGAAGTAGTTAAGAAGGTCGAAGTGGCCCATGTAGGAGCAGTAGGAGTCGCGGTGCTGGTTCACCAGCCATTCCCACTTGGTGGTGTCGGCGTGGCCCGTGCCGATGTACTTGGACTGCAGGTGCTCCAGCTGACTGTGGATGGTGTAGCGGTCCGTCATCTCGCCGCCTTCCCTTCTGCTCCCAGGTCAGAGGCCACGGACGAGAACAAGCAGTCTAGAATCTCACGCGGGAGAGAGGCTGCGGCAGCGAAACGCCAGGCCCGCGCAGTCGCAAGCGAATGGCGTCAGAGCGACGAAGCTGCGTGAACTCGCGGTCCGGGAGCTCAGAAGCGGAAGCGGAAGTGTATTTTGCCTTGCAATTGGAGTTGCCTAGGCGACACTATAcgtctccgtccctcccccaagAGAGTCCTGCCCCCTTCGTAGAGCGTTGCATTATGGTTCAGATAGTGACCCTTTTTCTAAAGGGGAGCTGTGCATGCTGGGACCTGTGGTCTCCGAGGGTGCGAGCACGCGCGCTTCTGGGGCTTGTCACGGTTTAAGGGGCCGTCGGCTGCCTGATGGAGTGTAGCGTCGGGGAGGCGGGGAGCATCCTTGGGAGGGTGAGGGCTGAGAAGAAATGGGAAGCTCAAGGACGAGGCCATGAAGTCGGTATAATTTTGATTTCGGAACGAAAGTGGCGGCGTGGCAGTCCCTTCACTGCCAGGGGTGGATCACCCAGAAATCAGTCGACGCAAGTTCTGGTTCCAACTCTCTGTCTTACAGGCTATGTGCAGTGAACGTTATTTCAACGCTTTGCAGGGCCACGGTTTCCTGCCTGGTTACCAAAGTGCTCTACCAGTCCCGACACGTTCCGGCCCGCTCCTTCCTCTCCGGATCCTTAATTTGATATCCTCCCGGCTGCGCCTCGCCCCTCCCGACACGCCCCCAGCCTGTATGTCTCAACATTCCGTGCGGCTCGCCTCTCCAGTTCTTTGTGCTAGCCGTTCCCTCCGCTCGGAATGCTTTTGTTCCCTCGTCTAACAACTCTCTTTAAGTCAGCTCAAAAGCATCTCCTTGAAATCGGCTTTGGC from Suricata suricatta isolate VVHF042 chromosome 7, meerkat_22Aug2017_6uvM2_HiC, whole genome shotgun sequence carries:
- the SF3B5 gene encoding splicing factor 3B subunit 5 encodes the protein MTDRYTIHSQLEHLQSKYIGTGHADTTKWEWLVNQHRDSYCSYMGHFDLLNYFAIAENESKARVRFNLMEKMLQPCGPPADKPEEN